In Aspergillus luchuensis IFO 4308 DNA, chromosome 1, nearly complete sequence, the following are encoded in one genomic region:
- a CDS encoding uncharacterized protein (COG:S;~EggNog:ENOG410Q2CG) produces the protein MTFSIQFESAGVYHVGTPTEQMLVSFEELLAFHAGIVGLLEYGHGWRVIKAVIRRLLARLR, from the exons ATG ACCTTTTCCATCCAATTCGAATCCGCAGGGGTCTACCACGTCGGCACGCCCACTGAGCAGATGCTTGTCTCATTCGAAGAACTTCTCGCCTTTCACGCGGGCATCGTCGGTCTCCTCGAGTATGGGCACGGATGGCGAGTCATAAAGGCAGTCATTCGACGGCTTCTAGCACGGCTTCGCTAG
- a CDS encoding uncharacterized protein (COG:G;~EggNog:ENOG410QDAM;~InterPro:IPR020846,IPR011701,IPR036259;~PFAM:PF07690;~TransMembrane:12 (i30-58o70-87i99-119o125-145i157-183o189-209i233-254o266-284i296-316o322-350i362-382o388-413i);~go_function: GO:0022857 - transmembrane transporter activity [Evidence IEA];~go_process: GO:0055085 - transmembrane transport [Evidence IEA]): MKTERDESASPLTIVETTMRHGYPEGGLEAWLVVLGAWCAMIPSMGLLNCLGILHAWTSKHQLQDYSESSIGWIFGAYSFFLYAAGAQTGPILDTYGPNYVIFPGSIGMVIALIGFSFSQEFYQIFLSFSVLGGLSACALFIPAVSCIGHWFNVRRGYATGIACTAGGIGGVIFPVIILFAAPRIGFPWAMRIIALISAVLLLISCLTLKTRVLNEKSVGASVDFRALREKKYAATTTAIFLVEFAVFIPITYISSYGIHIGMDDTLAYALSIFLNLGAVPGRFLPGLVADRLGRFNVMVGTSIICAALTLALWLASGANMPAVICYAVLFGFWSGAAISLTPVCISQVCKTEDLGKRSGTTFTIVSVGTLTGIPIAGAIQQQNQGEYWGMIVFGGVLYAASAVAFAVARGICVGWKVKSKF, encoded by the exons ATGAAGACTGAGAGAGACGAGTCTGCGTCTCCTCTGACAATCGTCGAAACTACGATGCGGCACGGATATCCCGAAGGCGGACTTGAAGcctggttggtggtgttgggagCATGGTGTGCGATGATCCCTTCCATGGGATTGCTTAACTGCCTGGGTATTCTCCATGCATGGACGAGTAAGCACCAGCTCCAGGACTATTCCGAGTCCAGCATTGGCTGGATATTTGGCGCGtacagcttcttcttgtatGCTGCTGGGGCACAAACCG GACCAATATTGGATACCTATGGACCCAACTATGTTATTTTTCCAGGGTCAATCGGCATGGTTATAGCACTGATTGGCTTTAGTTTCAGCCAAG AATTCTACCAGATATTCCTCTCATTCAGTGTTCTTGGTGGCCTATCTGCATGTGCCCTCTTTATTCCAGCCGTTTCCTGCATTGGGCACTGGTTCAACGTGCGACGCGGATATGCGACCGGCATCGCCTGCACTGCCGGGGGTATAGGAGGAGTCATATTCCCCGTTATTATCCTTTTTGCAGCACCCAGAATTGGCTTCCCCTGGGCAATGCGTATTATTGCACTTATCAGTGCTGTTCTTTTACTGATATCATGTCTGACGCTGAAAACACGGGTCCTGAATGAGAAAAGCGTTGGCGCATCCGTCGACTTTCGCGCCCTGcgagagaagaaatatgCCGCGACCACAACAGCCATCTTCCTAGTGGAATTCGCCGTCTTCATACCGATTACCTACATCTCATCCTATGGGATTCATATTGGGATGGATGACACCCTCGCATACGCGCTAAGTATCTTTCTCAATCTAGGCGCTGTCCCAGGACGGTTCCTCCCGGGCTTAGTAGCAGATCGGCTCGGAAGGTTCAACGTGATGGTAGGAACGTCGATCATCTGTGCTGCGCTTACCCTGGCATTGTGGCTTGCATCAGGGGCGAATATGCCCGCAGTAATTTGCTATGCGGTATTGTTCGGCTTTTGGAGCGGTGCTGCTATCAGTCTAACCCCCGTGTGCATTTCGCAAGTCTGTAAGACGGAGGATCtagggaagaggagcggGACGACATTTACGATAGTCAGTGTGGGTACATTGACGGGCATCCCGATTGCGGGTGCTATCCAGCAACAGAACCAGGGGGAGTATTGGGGCATGATTGTCTTCGGAGGCGTGTTGTATGCGGCCTCCGCGGTCGCTTTTGCTGTTGCCAGGGGCATTTGTGTGGGCTGGAAAGTGAAATCCAAGTTCTAA
- a CDS encoding uncharacterized protein (SECRETED:SignalP(1-20)) has product MKSLFLSTVASLVFAAGASSMLAASSIDQHASDLLKGDCDRECMAFIVDQVLASMVVHNPYILPMAAIYQATENSHPAALGMMTAWRTVTEAGPPSLLAIDTTQGSAYFALDVSEGSDTERSILRGRVKVVNQEITELEVFINRYRGDHGFSFSAAELPSNYEALMSPPDNRTKASRAALTALSEALFATSSNMSVRVDANCQFTEIGWKVIDTGTYNNETTTPLSCSWPSDHPTDENARVGLVIDEKLGFVVTSGMIQGKVYPYQNVSAFIPDAMTSSQEAQNVWLNEVKARGVKGLLAPTEATGETLEVLQYYNDALQTMQINVYMSGPNMTSAWL; this is encoded by the coding sequence ATGAAGTCATTGTTCCTATCTACAGTGGCAAGCCTCGTCTTCGCAGCGGGAGCGTCCTCGATGCTTGCCGCCTCGTCGATTGACCAGCACGCTTCAGATTTATTGAAGGGTGATTGTGACCGAGAGTGCATGGCATTTATCGTGGATCAGGTTCTGGCTTCCATGGTAGTGCACAACCCATACATTTTGCCGATGGCTGCAATATATCAGGCTACGGAAAACTCGCACCCCGCAGCGCTCGGGATGATGACCGCCTGGCGAACTGTCACAGAAGCCGGGCCACCTAGTTTGCTCGCAATTGATACCACACAAGGGTCGGCTTATTTTGCCCTGGACGTCAGCGAAGGCAGCGACACGGAAAGGTCCATCCTCAGAGGCCGAGTCAAGGTCGTCAACCAGGAGATCACCGAGTTGGAAGTATTCATCAATCGCTACCGCGGGGACcacggcttctccttctcagcagccGAGCTTCCCAGCAATTATGAGGCCTTGATGTCACCGCCAGATAATCGGACGAAGGCGAGTCGGGCAGCGTTGACAGCTCTGAGTGAGGCCTTGTTTGCTACTTCGAGTAATATGTCCGTAAGGGTCGACGCCAACTGCCAGTTTACCGAAATTGGCTGGAAGGTCATTGATACGGGAACATACAACAATGAAACAACCACCCCGCTCAGTTGCAGCTGGCCTTCAGATCATCCAACGGATGAGAATGCGCGTGTCGGTTTAGTCATTGATGAAAAGTTGGGCTTTGTTGTAACTAGCGGCATGATCCAGGGCAAGGTATACCCTTACCAAAACGTCTCGGCCTTCATCCCGGACGCCATGACTTCCTCGCAGGAGGCCCAAAATGTGTGGTTGAACGAGGTGAAAGCACGGGGTGTCAAAGGGCTTCTGGCTCCCACTGAGGCAACGGGGGAGACCCTTGAGGTGCTGCAATACTACAACGATGCGCTCCAAACCATGCAGATTAATGTGTACATGAGCGGTCCAAATATGACATCGGCCTGGCTATAG
- a CDS encoding Zn(II)2Cys6 transcription factor (COG:S;~EggNog:ENOG410PNMF;~InterPro:IPR036864,IPR007219,IPR001138;~PFAM:PF04082;~TransMembrane:3 (o366-384i543-560o643-664i);~go_function: GO:0000981 - DNA-binding transcription factor activity, RNA polymerase II-specific [Evidence IEA];~go_function: GO:0003677 - DNA binding [Evidence IEA];~go_function: GO:0008270 - zinc ion binding [Evidence IEA];~go_process: GO:0006351 - transcription, DNA-templated [Evidence IEA];~go_process: GO:0006355 - regulation of transcription, DNA-templated [Evidence IEA]) → MASNSPNPTTPHQFHTRSPPPTIRPYRSKRHPPCDGCRRRKVRCEADHHGSCQRCLAAGQYCSFTRLRPRPRPHSHQGTVPPKLPSPETRPVATSNLQATEDLVVNQEDPPVAHQAVDIPFFELDTVRISADPGGTRPHTPSAFKERHTHQTIQTLDGLAGVSYQVNGASAESDPWLLRHCKFNDRGFLSFHQVHFRNAGGVPFDEKIPCHFLVSSDQLYESSKAQLPPPDPLNTHEQLNHIVPPECGQRLVVLFMKFIFPTLPIISRSHFGLAAAGTVPDQDILQRTPLCLLAAIYASAQPFAKFDDYLCLIDAYAPPATDLLWRMVLDLLLRDIHTARLSTLQAGILYLHRPISATESAVADSAFTWSLVGMLVGVAMSLGLQLDCRLMGLPLWEKRIRRRLWWAIYAEDKWRCLLIGRPSYIGSDDWDATDLSDDDFVMSECLRLALQQPASSSHSSHDVLTAQPFQQLIQLSRIADELQRSLFTLKASQRLSPDFHATLEIARPLLQKLKEWYAHSPVSVRQPDHQPTTLDSIYCQSNCLRFACILLEVFVFRALLRPMVRSAAPPPLLEENFETAEFTNQFNDLLAQLFDAEEIEPSMAIDMSDENGMGNAVLRAADNCAAKVIRLVMRMTTSDLSSFWYRWSRVGFATVSNFLLLLLVQAPTKDHALRAKSLVDLWRQTLRNQSTGCPAMNLGLVRLDGSLWPGLARNYYLPKQVKEVLEE, encoded by the exons ATGGCGTCAAATTCTCCGAATCCAACAACTCCCCATCAATTCCACACTCGCTCGCCACCTCCTACCATTCGCCCCTATAGATCAAAACGACACCCCCCATGTGACGGATGCCGACGGAGAAAAGTACGCTGCGAAGCTGATCACCATGGCAGCTGTCAGCGCTGTCTAGCTGCGGGTCAGTATTGTTCCTTTACTCGTCTTCGCCCTCGCCCTCGGCCTCACTCTCATCAGGGCACTGTGCCGCCGAAATTACCTTCACCAGAGACCCGACCGGTCGCAACAAGTAACTTGCAAGCGACCGAGGATCTGGTGGTGAACCAAGAAGATCCCCCAGTTGCGCATCAAGCAGTCGATATCCCTTTCTTCGAGCTAGACACGGTGAGAATCTCTGCAGATCCAGGCGGCACACGCCCGCACACGCCTTCAGCCTTCAAAGAAAGACACACGCATCAGACCATCCAGACACTTGATGGTTTGGCTGGTGTATCCTACCAGGTCAATGGCGCGTCAGCCGAATCTGACCCGTGGCTTCTCAGACACTGCAAATTCAACGACAGaggcttcctctccttccaccaAGTGCACTTCCGGAACGCAGGGGGCGTTCCGTTTGACGAGAAGATCCCCTGCCATTTTCTGGTCTCGTCGGATCAGCTCTATGAGTCTTCCAAGGCTCAGCTGCCACCGCCAGACCCACTGAATACACATGAGCAATTAAACCACATTGTACCCCCCGAATGTGGCCAGAGATTGGTAGTGCT CTTCATGAAGTTTATTTTTCCGACGCTGCCGATCATTTCGCGGTCACATTTTGggcttgcagcagcaggtacgGTGCCCGACCAGGATATCCTTCAAAGGACACCCTTGTGTCTTTTGGCTGCAATCTACGCATCAGCACAACCATTCGCCAAGTTTGATGACTATCTCTGCTTGATTGATGCGTACGCTCCTCCCGCGACTGATCTGCTCTGGCGCATGGTTCTTGACCTTCTGCTACGGGACATCCACACTGCCCGTCTTTCGACCCTTCAAGCAGGAATTCTCTACCTTCACCGACCGATCAGCGCCACCGAAAGTGCTGTGGCTGATAGTGCCTTCACCTGGTCCTTGGTGGGCATGCTTGTCGGCGTTGCCATGTCGCTTGGGCTTCAGTTGGATTGCCGGCTCATGGGACTTCCATtatgggagaagaggattcGTCGCCGCCTTTGGTGGGCCATCTACGCCGAAGATAAGTGGCGTTGCTTGCTTATTGGGCGTCCGTCTTACATAGGAAGCGACGATTGGGACGCCACAGATCTGAGCGATGATGATTTCGTGATGTCTGAGTGTCTACGCCTGGCTCTGCAGCAACCTGCGTCCTCCTCACACTCCTCACACGACGTTCTCACTGCTCAACCATTCCAGCAACTCATTCAGTTGTCGCGCATCGCTGATGAATTACAACGCTCCCTTTT CACACTAAAGGCGTCGCAGCGATTATCGCCGGATTTTCATGCAACGCTGGAAATTGCCCGTCCTCTTTTacagaagctcaaggagtGGTACGCGCACTCCCCAGTATCGGTACGTCAGCCCGATCATCAGCCCACTACTCTGGACAGCATATACTGCCAGTCAAACTGCCTCCGTTTTGCCTGCATCCTTCTGGAGGTATTTGTGTTCCGCGCCCTCCTGCGGCCAATGGTTCGCTCTGCCGCGCCGCCCCCGTTGCTCGAGGAGAACTTCGAGACAGCGGAATTTACGAACCAATTCAACGACCTCTTGGCTCAGTTGTTCGACGCCGAAGAGATCGAGCCGTCCATGGCCATTGACATGTCCGATGAGAATGGCATGGGAAATGCGGTGCTCCGCGCAGCCGATAATTGCGCGGCCAAAGTAATTCGTCTGGTGATGCGTATGACTACCAGTGACTTGTCGAGCTTCTGGTATAGAT GGTCCCGTGTGGGATTTGCGACTGTCTCTAATTtcctactgctactgcttgTACAAGCGCCCACGAAAGACCACGCTCTCCGTGCCAAAAGCCTTGTGGACCTTTGGCGTCAAACCTTACGGAACCAGAGCACAGGGTGTCCGGCCATGAATCTTGGATTAGTCAGATTAGATGGGTCTCTTTGGCCTGGCCTGGCGAGAAACTATTACCTCCCAAAGCAAGTAAAAGAAGTCCTGGAAGAATAG
- a CDS encoding sodium:calcium antiporter (COG:P;~EggNog:ENOG410PMUG;~InterPro:IPR004481,IPR004837;~PFAM:PF01699;~TransMembrane:10 (o6-24i44-65o71-95i107-125o131-152i212-232o244-265i277-304o310-331i338-356o);~go_component: GO:0016021 - integral component of membrane [Evidence IEA];~go_process: GO:0055085 - transmembrane transport [Evidence IEA]) — MDWDALCFNVATLIAGVFVLDYGADKFIDHTVIVGRRLGISQTVIALLTAGAEWEELAVVVAAILQRRSPLALGNVMGSTISNILGAFSLGLLFYPRGFGFDRSAKLYSALLFIVTTLFVMLAFFNQLNHIVGGVLIAIFALYIVSIIYAIYKGVASPPELSDSDSDGESSDSEDDEFANHAPLSETSPLIANDHAPSSTDKGSRRCRSLPYHIFQLILGFISLSLSGYILSHSAVTIADSLHLSGTVFGLTVVSFATTLPEKLVAILSGSRGHGGIMAATTAGSNIFLLTLCVGVVAVAGYPAQEADNFVLFELVAVWLSSLVFCAVIFLGLGRSAGVVLLVTYLVFLCLEFTVYRR; from the exons ATGGATTGGGACGCTCTGTGTTTTAATGTTGCCACTTTGATTGCAGGTGTGTTTGTTCTTGACTATGGCGCGGATAAATTCATCGACCACACCGTCATTGTCGGGCGACGCTTAGGCATCTCGCAGACTGTTATTGCTCTCTTGACTGCTGGTGCTGAATGGGAAGAA CTCGCCGTGGTGGTTGCCGCCATTCTGCAGCGTCGCAGCCCCCTGGCCCTTGGGAACGTCATGGGCTCGACTATCTCCAACATCCTCGGCGCCTTTTCTTTAGGGCTACTCTTTTACCCCCGGGGTTTTGGGTTTGACCGTAGCGCAAAGTTATACTCGGCCCTGCTGTTCATAGTTACGACGCTCTTCGTGATGCTGGCATTCTTCAACCAATTAAACCATATCGTCGGTGGGGTCTTGATTGCTATTTTTGCCCTCTACATAGTCTCTATCATCTACGCTATATATAAGGGTGTAGCCTCACCCCCAGAACTATCAGACAGTGATAGCGACGGAGAATCCAGTGATAGCGAGGACGACGAATTCGCCAACCACGCCCCTCTCTCCGAGACCTCTCCTCTCATCGCGAATGACCATGCGCCGTCATCAACAGACAAAGGGAGCAGACGATGCAGAAGCCTTCCTTACCACATATTCCAGCTCATTCTCGGATTCATCTCGCTTTCACTGTCGGGATATATCCTCTCCCACAGTGCCGTCACCATCGCCGACTCCCTGCATCTCTCGGGAACCGTCTTCGGTCTGACTGTTGTCTCCTTTGCTACTACTCTGCCAGAAAAACTGGTAGCAATCCTTAGTGGTTCCCGCGGCCACGGTGGCATTATGGCCGCGACGACGGCAGGAAGCAACATTTTCCTGCTGACGCTCTGTGTTGGTGTCGTTGCTGTGGCAGGGTACCCGGCACAAGAGGCAGATAATTTTGTGCTTTTTGAGCTGGTGGCAGTCTGGCTGTCCTCTCTGGTATTCTGTGCTGTCATTTTTTTAGGACTTGGGAGGAGTGCAGGTGTAGTGCTCCTGGTCACCTACCTCGTGTTCCTGTGCTTGGAGTTTACCGTTTACCGGCGTTGA
- a CDS encoding polysaccharide lyase family 1 protein (CAZy:PL1;~COG:G;~EggNog:ENOG410PIPP;~InterPro:IPR012334,IPR002022,IPR011050;~PFAM:PF00544;~SECRETED:SignalP(1-20)), which translates to MHYKLLFAAAAASLASAVSAAGVVGAAEGFAHGVTGGGSASPVYPTTTDELVSYLGDNEPRVIILDRTFDFTGTEGTETTTGCAPWGTASQCQVAINLHSWCDNYQASAPKVSVTYDKAGILPITVNSNKSIVGQGTKGVIKGKGLRVVSGAKNVIIQNIAVTDINPKYVWGGDAITVDDSDLVWIDHVTTARIGRQHIVLGTSADNRVTISYSLIDGRSDYSATCNGQHYWGVYLDGSNDMVTLKGNYFYNLSGRMPKVQGNTLLHAVNNLFHNFDGHAFEIGTGGYVLAEGNVFQDVNTVVETPISGQLFSSPDANINQQCASVFGRSCQLNAFGNSGSMSGSDTSIISKFAGKTIATAHPPGNIAQWTMKNAGQGK; encoded by the exons ATGCACTACAAGCTGCTTTTCGCTGCTGCCGCGGCATCCCTGGCCAGCGCTGTCAGTGCCGCTGGCGTTGTAGGCGCCGCCGAGGGTTTTGCTCATGGCGTCACTGGCGGTGGCAGCGCTTCCCCCGTCTATCCCACGACTACTGATGAGCTGGTCTCTTACCTGGGAGACAATGAGCCTCGTGTGATTATCCTGGATAGAAC CTTCGACTTTACCGGCACCGAGGGTACCGAGACTACCACTGGATGCGCCCCCTGGGGAACTGCCTCCCAATGCCAGGTGGCGATCAACCTGCACAGTTGGTGCGACAACTACCAGGCTAGCGCCCCCAAGGTATCCGTGACTTA TGATAAGGCCGgtatcctccccatcacgGTCAATTCCAACAAGAGTATCGTTGGACAGGGCACCAAGGGTGtcatcaagggcaagggtcTCCGCGTGGTCAGCGGCGCCAAGAACGTCATTATCCA GAACATTGCCGTCACcgacatcaaccccaagTATGTCtggggtggtgatgccatCACTGTCGATGACTCTGATCTGGTCTGGATCGATCATGTGACAACTGCTCGCATTGGTCGCCAGCACATCGTCCTGGGCACCAGCGCCGACAACCGTGTCACCATCTCCTACTCCCTCATCGATGGTCGTTCCGACTACTCTGCCACCTGCAACGGTCAACACTACTGGGGCGTGTACCTGGACGGCAGCAACGACATGGTGACTCTCAAGGGCAACTACTTCTACAACCTGAGCGGCCGCATGCCCAAGGTCCAGGGTAACACTCTGCTGCACGCC GTGAACAACCTCTTCCACAACTTCGATGGCCACGCCTTCGAGATCGGCACTGGTGGTTACGTCCTGGCCGAGGGTAATGTCTTCCAGGACGTCAACACTGTGGTAGAGACCCCCATCAGCGGCCAGCTCTTCAGCTCCCCGGACGCCAACATCAACCAGCAGTGTGCCTCCGTCTTCGGTCGCTCCTGCCAGCTCAACGCCTTCGGTAACTCCGGCTCCATGTCCGGATCTgacaccagcatcatcagcaaGTTCGCTGGCAAGACCATTGCGACGGCTCACCCCCCGGGTAACATTGCCCAGTGGACCATGAAGAACGCTGGCCAGGGAAAATAA
- a CDS encoding uncharacterized protein (COG:S;~EggNog:ENOG410Q2P1): protein MEMKNHLIKNLILSPGISTASVKRYLQLADQNPLTDRKVAIPAAIGTPSVASCQPSRSTSQQATSSVAIEDSVEQRSLNDNAQPASTIPPQEFTEEQPKCTISPPCKKSTTDHLASEPPPFHQNTFNTTLYVASEEFLDQHITQGIDKDDLRRRICPGVKKTDLGCYRVQNHIIFQILDKISGKKLP from the coding sequence atggagatgaagaaccaTCTCATCAAGAATCTAATTTTGTCTCCCGGCATTTCCACCGCCTCAGTTAAGCGTTACCTGCAGTTGGCCGACCAAAATCCACTTACGGATCGTAAGGTGGCCATACCTGCGGCGATCGGGACGCCCTCGGTAGCCTCCTGCCAACCCTCTCGCTCAACGTCGCAGCAGGCGACATCTAGCGTCGCTATTGAGGACTCGGTTGAGCAGCGTTCGTTAAATGATAATgcacagccagccagcacaaTTCCACCTCAGGAATTTACAGAAGAGCAACCAAAGTGCACTATCTCACCTCCATGCAAGAAGAGCACGACAGACCATCTCGCTTCGGAACCTCCACCTTTTCATCAAAATACATTCAATACAACCCTATATGTTGCCTCTGAGGAGTTTCTTGATCAACACATTACTCAAGGGATAGATAAAGATGACCTCCGACGCAGAATATGCCCGGGAGTTAAGAAGACTGACCTCGGTTGTTACCGAGTACAGAACCACATTATATTTCAGATCTTAGATAAGATCAGCGGCAAGAAATTACCCTGA